The sequence ATAGGAATGGGAATACTCGCAATTTCAACTCACCCTTACGTTTTTATTCTGGGAATTTTTATTTTTTCCGTCGGCGAAATGACCGCGCATCCTAAATTTATAAGTTACGTGGGTCTTATTGCTCCGGAGGATAAAAAGGCGCTCTATCTGGGTTATGCGTTTCTTTACGGTGTAATCGGCAGCGGAATAGGAGGCGTTCTTGGAGCAAACCTGTATGTTCACTTTGTCGACAATTTGAAAAATCCCCAAATCTTATGGCTCATTTTCAGTTCTATAGGACTTGCCACAATTGTCGGCTTGCTTTTATACAACAAATTTTTGCGTCCCAAAACAGAAGATGTGTAAGAAAATATGAAGCGAAAAATTATTTCGTTATTGTTATTCGTTATCGTTATGCCTGTTTTTTCTCAACAGGAAAATGTGCCGTTAGACCACCCGGTCTATATTTTCTTAAAAGAAATGAAAGTCAAAGGTATTCTTGACAATATTTATGAAGACAATTCCAATTTATCCCGCAAAGAGGTGTGGAACTTTCTTGAGAACATACGGAAGAAGAGTAACGAACTGTCCGGAACAGAAACGGGATTGCTCGCCAAATTCGCTGAGGAATTCGACCCGGCGCAATCGAATGTCGTTAATCTGATTGACGGAGCGGGATTGAAGGGTCTGTTTGAAGACAGGGTTAAAAACGCGTTTTCGTATAACGACAAAAACGCAAATCTTTACTTCGAAATACTGGGCCGCGCTATGCACGGACAAATTGTTAAACCAAAAATCAATAATTCCGAATTGCTCGATATCGGATTTCGCATGCGCGGTACATTGTTCGGAAAATTGGGTTACAGTATGACGATACAAAAAGGCGGAGTGTGGGGCTCTTCAGGCAAAGCGCCGATTTTCGACCCGAGGTTGAATTACAATTTCAAATTCTACGAGAACATCGAGAATATTTCCAATTACGATTTTACCGAAGGATATTTGCGCTACAATACCGAACCTGCGGAAGGGATGGATCTGGCTTTTCAAATCGGTAGGGAAAAAATAAAACTCGGCTACGGCTACGGAGAGCCGCTCGCGCTTACCGGCAATCATCCTTATATCGATTTTATCAGGATGAATTTTCGCTACGGCATATTAAACTTCTATTCGTTGCACGGTTCAACAGTGGGTGAATTTCATGAAGACCGCTCTCTCAATTACACAAAATATATCGCTTATAATAAATTTACCCTCTCGTTTCCGGGATTGTTTAATGCCGGTATAGGCGAAGCGGTTATCTATACGGGCAGGAGTCTCGATTTGGCGTATTTGAATCCGTTTGCGTTCTATAAATTCGAAGAAATGTCGTTGCAGGACAGGGATAACGGCGTTCTGTTTCTGGATATGCAAACAAAATTCTTGAAAAATCTCGAATTGCAGGGAACGTTTTTCCTCGATGAAAATATCCTGTCGCACCTGCAGGAACTGAATCTTTATTCGAATAAAACGGCTTACCAAATCGGCGCTTTCTGGTATTCGCCGTTCGGTTTGGATGATTTATCGTTGATTGCGGAATATACTAAAATAAGACCGTATGTTTATTCGCATATCACTTTTAAAAATTCTTATACGGCCCACAGCCAGCTTTTAGGGCACCGGATCGGACCAAATTCCGACGAGTTGCTTATTAAAACCGCTTATAATGTGAACGAAAAATTGAGATTGGAAGCGGAATACAGATACGTAAGAAACGGCGAAAATATATACGACGCATTGGGCAACTTGGTGTTCAACGCGGGCGGCGATCCGCTTGTGTCGCACCGTCAGGGCATTGACCCCGAACATATCGATTTCCTCGACGGGATAAGGTTCGGCAACGATTTAATATTGCTAACCATAAAATACGAACCCGTGAGGGATTTCCACTTCGAAGTTTCCTACTTTTATCATTCCACAAAAAACATAACGGAAAATCGCCGGAATGACAATCGGCATTTTTACATTAAAATGTACTTCGATTTATAATTGGATTTTAATTTAGGAAGGGGATAGAGGGAAGCGGAGGAAAGAGATGTCGAGGGCAAAACATCTCTCTGAGCATGCTCCCCTCTATATAGTAGTTGAGGGTGTTTTAAACTTTTTTCTGTTTTGAGTCAGTAAGAATTTACTTAGACAAATATAAAAAGAACATAATAAAAAGCCACAAAAAAATTCGAGAAAAATTTTTACACCGCTTTGTTTTTTTCTTTTTCTTTAACGTCCGAAATAACGGTTTTCAATATTTTCAAAAAACTGTCGAATTCTGTCAACTTGTCAAAATTGTAATCAACACCCAGGTCGAAAAATCTTTTCCTTAGTATCGGAATGTCGTACGACGTCAAAAGAATTATAACAGCGTCTTTGTTTTTCGATTTGGTTAACTCGATTACTTTTTTCAACTCGCCTTCGGTGCTGTCGCCGTCAATAATTACAATATCAAAAGAACACTTGGATAATTCTTTAACCGTTCCGTAGAGATTACGTGTCAAAATAACATCTGCCTGCGAATTAATCAACTTAATTTGTTTAGCGATAATTTTTCTTACGTCATTTGAATATTCGAAAACAAGTAATCTCATACAACTACAACCGGCTTAAATTTTATCAGCAACTTAAAGAACAAACGGAAGGTGTCAAATAGTAAAAAAATTATTTTTGCGTCGAAAATCGCTCGCAAATACCGTAGTAAAATTACTACTCAACCGTTCCGTTGCCGCCCAATTTTTTCAGCGTCGATATCAGTTTTTCAATATCGGCGGACTTGTCGAAAAAATATTCGGCTTCTTTGGCGGCTTTCCTGAAAATAGGATCGGTATAGTTTGTAAACATTATGACAATCGGCTTGGAATTTAATCCGCTCTTGATTTTGTACAAAATGTCGATGCCGCTTTGTTCGCCGAGATTGATGTCGAGAATCAAAATGTCGGGCGTTTCGTCGACAATTTTTTCTATGGCAGATTGATAGTCTTCGGCTTCGTCGTAGAGCTCAATTCCTTCTATTGAGTCGATAATCTTTTTAAGATTATGTCGTACAATATGAGAATCGTCAACGATCAGCACTTTTTTCATTATCGGTTCTGCCGTTTTTAAATAAATAAATTAAGTCGTAATAAATATAAAACTCGCGTTTGAAGAAAAAAGTAGCAAAAATAATTAAAGAGGCGTAGTAAAATTACTACGAGTTATACTCGTTAATGTTATGCTGAATAGCGAAGCGGATAAGGTCGGCGGTCGATTTCAGATCGAGTTTTTCAAGAATACGGCTACGGTAGGTGTTTACTGTCGAGACGCTCAGATTCAGATCGCGGGCAATATCGGTTTGCGATTTGCCGGTAGAGATTAATTTTAGAATTAACATTTCCCTGTCGGATAAAAGCTCTAGCGGCTCTTTGTCGGCTTTATTCTCTTCGAGGTCTTCGGCAAGTTTTTCGGCAAGAGTCTGCGAGATGTATTTTCTGCCCGATGAAATTTTACGAATAGCATTAATTATCTCGTCGACTGCGGAATCCTTTGTAATATAACCCGAAGCGCCCGCTTTTAAAGTTCTTTTGGCGAATTGGTCTTCCGGCATCATTGTCATTACAAGAATCTTGCTTTCGGGCAGGAGAGTTTTAATATCCTTCAACACATCGAGCCCGCTTCTGCCCGGCATAGACAGATCGAGTATAATCAGGTCGGGTTTTAATTTCATTACGTCGTCTATGATATCGAGAGGATTGCCGGTTTCTCCGACTACCTTCATGTCGGATTCGTGTTTTATTAAATTCTTAATGCCCTCTCTTATCAAAGAGTGATCGTCGGCTATATATATAGTTAACATAACTAACCTTAATTATGGTTATAATCTAAGGTTATTTTAGCTAAAAAATAAAAAAATTTGTGATATCTGTCATAATTTTAATGTGATGACTGTTCCTTCCCCTTTTTTACTTTCGATTTCGAAGGAGGCGCCAATCGAAGCGGCGCGTTCCTGCATTCCCATCAATCCGAACGTCTTTTTGCCTCTCAGCGCTTTATTATCGAAGCCAATGCCGTTGTCTTTAATTGTTAGACGGACAGAGTTTCCTTCTTTTATTAGCGAGACGGTTACTTTTGTAGCTTTCGAATGTCTGCCGATGTTTGTCAGAGCTTCCTGAATAATTCTGAATATGACCAGTTCTTTTTCAGAATCGAGTTGAATCGATTCGTGAGAGTATTTATAACTGCAGTCGATTTTTGAAGTTTTCTTGAAATTTTCCACCAGCCATTCAACAGCGGGAACCAATCCGAGTTTATCGAGCACTTCGGGTCTCAATTCCGTTATCATTTTTCTTACGCCCTTAACCGCACGATCAATGAGCTCCGACATCGAATCCAATTCTGAGACAACGGTAGACATGTCCATTATTTGTTTTTCGTTAATGTCTTTTTTTATAATCGATAAATTCATTTTAAGGGACGTCAACAATTGACCCAATTCGTCGTGCATTTCACGAGCTATGGCGGCTCTTTCGGATTCTCTGAGCGTTTGCATGTGCAATACCAGCTGCCTGTATCGTTCTCTGGATTCGTTCAAACTTGCTTCTGCATTCTTCATTTCCGTAATGTCGAATGCCGTTCCGATTACTGCCGGTTTATTCTTGAATGTGATTGTGCCTGCGGAAAAGTCGATCCAACGCTCACTGCCATCCTTTGTAATTATTTTGAATGAATATCTGCCGGGTACGGAATCCCCTTTCAGTCGAGCTATTCCCGTTTTCATTACTTCGTTTCGGAAATCAGGATGAATAATATCCCAAATTTCCATTCCCATTAATTCCTCTTTAGAATAGCCGGTCATTATTTCGGTGTATGGATTTAGATAAACAAATTTTTTGCCCTGGTAGATAAAAATGGCGCTCGACGTCGTCTCGGTTAAAATGCGGAATTTCTCTTCGTTTTCCTGAAGCGCTTTTTCAGCCAGATACTGGTCGGTTATGTCGATTGACATTACGAGCCGGTAATTTCCCCCGAGCGTATAAGGCAATGCATGAGAACTGATTTCGACATAGATGATTGTGCCGTCCTTCTTTCGATGACGCCATCCCCGGTGTCTCTGCGTCGGTTCGGTATCTTCGCGTACGCTTCTAATCAGGTATGGAACATCTTCTATGGGTCTAATATCTGCAATTGTCATGTTGAGAAATTCTTCTCTGGAATAACCGTAATGATATACCGCGGAGTCGTTAACTTCAACAAATTTCATTGTTTCGACGTCGTAAATCCACATCGGATGGGGATTGTCAATAAATAAAATTCTGAATTTTTTTTCGCTTTCTTTAAGCGCATTTTCGATTTTATAGCGTTCCGTAATGTCTTCGACCGTGCAAACGACTCCTTCGAATTCATTGTCCGGACTTTTTAACGGCGTGGAATTGACCGACAAAATTTTGAAACCTTCTGCGCTTTTGTAACCGTAAAGATTATTTCTGATGGCGGCGCCGCTTGTTTTTACGATGTTAAACGGAAGTGCGGAATCCTCTAGTTTTTCTCCTTCGGCCGTATAAAAAGTAAGTTCGTCCGAATGACAGTTTTTGTTTACCAGGTTGTCTTTATTAGCCGAAAGAATGGTTTGGGCGGCTTCGTTTGCAAAGGTT comes from Melioribacter roseus P3M-2 and encodes:
- a CDS encoding PAS domain-containing sensor histidine kinase, whose product is MDNNSPAKFTNFLKKRPLKIALIYFLVSSAFTVISILLTFDIETDPDTLKIAAITQAVAYILLTALILYYLLQYDTKQILQQNEELIEQEKRWNYAFEGAGDGVWDWNIKTNEVFFSKNWKTMLGYSEDEIEHDYLEWESRLHPEDKEIVLKKLKDYLEGRSDIYSVESRLRTKDGSYKWILDRGKIFEWDKDGKPLRMIGTHTDISEFKKLKEEKEYLLSQLQLEFERMPIGMIILNPDFTIKEWNPTAEKIFSYKKEETTNKKIHELITPPEMRSEIARHFRELIKKKETQKSTEQNITKDGRLILCEWYDTPLYDSKGEYNGLMSMVIDVTEIKRKEEEVVRNRELLNQILETSPVGIISVNQNGIITFANEAAQTILSANKDNLVNKNCHSDELTFYTAEGEKLEDSALPFNIVKTSGAAIRNNLYGYKSAEGFKILSVNSTPLKSPDNEFEGVVCTVEDITERYKIENALKESEKKFRILFIDNPHPMWIYDVETMKFVEVNDSAVYHYGYSREEFLNMTIADIRPIEDVPYLIRSVREDTEPTQRHRGWRHRKKDGTIIYVEISSHALPYTLGGNYRLVMSIDITDQYLAEKALQENEEKFRILTETTSSAIFIYQGKKFVYLNPYTEIMTGYSKEELMGMEIWDIIHPDFRNEVMKTGIARLKGDSVPGRYSFKIITKDGSERWIDFSAGTITFKNKPAVIGTAFDITEMKNAEASLNESRERYRQLVLHMQTLRESERAAIAREMHDELGQLLTSLKMNLSIIKKDINEKQIMDMSTVVSELDSMSELIDRAVKGVRKMITELRPEVLDKLGLVPAVEWLVENFKKTSKIDCSYKYSHESIQLDSEKELVIFRIIQEALTNIGRHSKATKVTVSLIKEGNSVRLTIKDNGIGFDNKALRGKKTFGLMGMQERAASIGASFEIESKKGEGTVITLKL
- a CDS encoding response regulator; translation: MKKVLIVDDSHIVRHNLKKIIDSIEGIELYDEAEDYQSAIEKIVDETPDILILDINLGEQSGIDILYKIKSGLNSKPIVIMFTNYTDPIFRKAAKEAEYFFDKSADIEKLISTLKKLGGNGTVE
- a CDS encoding capsule assembly Wzi family protein codes for the protein MKRKIISLLLFVIVMPVFSQQENVPLDHPVYIFLKEMKVKGILDNIYEDNSNLSRKEVWNFLENIRKKSNELSGTETGLLAKFAEEFDPAQSNVVNLIDGAGLKGLFEDRVKNAFSYNDKNANLYFEILGRAMHGQIVKPKINNSELLDIGFRMRGTLFGKLGYSMTIQKGGVWGSSGKAPIFDPRLNYNFKFYENIENISNYDFTEGYLRYNTEPAEGMDLAFQIGREKIKLGYGYGEPLALTGNHPYIDFIRMNFRYGILNFYSLHGSTVGEFHEDRSLNYTKYIAYNKFTLSFPGLFNAGIGEAVIYTGRSLDLAYLNPFAFYKFEEMSLQDRDNGVLFLDMQTKFLKNLELQGTFFLDENILSHLQELNLYSNKTAYQIGAFWYSPFGLDDLSLIAEYTKIRPYVYSHITFKNSYTAHSQLLGHRIGPNSDELLIKTAYNVNEKLRLEAEYRYVRNGENIYDALGNLVFNAGGDPLVSHRQGIDPEHIDFLDGIRFGNDLILLTIKYEPVRDFHFEVSYFYHSTKNITENRRNDNRHFYIKMYFDL
- a CDS encoding response regulator gives rise to the protein MLTIYIADDHSLIREGIKNLIKHESDMKVVGETGNPLDIIDDVMKLKPDLIILDLSMPGRSGLDVLKDIKTLLPESKILVMTMMPEDQFAKRTLKAGASGYITKDSAVDEIINAIRKISSGRKYISQTLAEKLAEDLEENKADKEPLELLSDREMLILKLISTGKSQTDIARDLNLSVSTVNTYRSRILEKLDLKSTADLIRFAIQHNINEYNS